One Vibrio gallaecicus genomic region harbors:
- a CDS encoding bifunctional metallophosphatase/5'-nucleotidase has protein sequence MTKNNKPTKIVLAHINDTHSYFEPTSLQLSLNVNKQIIEPYVSTGGFARIATRFKQLKDEATRQGKGTLFLHAGDCFQGTLYFSLFKGKANADLLNALNIDAMTLGNHELDMGNEPVAIFAKKIEFPLLAGNWDLSNEDINKTHTLSDNPIIKPYIPETHSATFITKDFDGEKIAIFGLSIDKMADIANPDLDTPFTSALNTAKATIEQIHQQGINKIILLSHLGYEADLDLANKIEGISVIVGGHSHRLQGDFSGVGLVKDDEYGVLINGTYVVQAGFHSMSLGHCEIEFSAEGEVISFNGKNELLLGRRLFLDAKMSEEGNDQAHQFACSYLHQHPNIIVCKKDSGIQSILVDKYLPRVRKLQQQVIASTDKKLRHVRVPDEQGASELAPLVAQSFHYMMNKKGHQVEFAIHNAGGVRNSLNAGDVSVADIAGKLLPFAVPIGVYTVLGSTMMAMLEGAINNSIDNGVVGTGTGSFPYTHNLKFCYHKEHPINHRISHLEIYTEAMGWQKVISNQTYIGTSSAYTMKGKEGYGAVLDMLDEGLVTNVSMADCFIEFLTDQPQALGNNNGYDCLACVCEG, from the coding sequence ATGACTAAAAATAATAAGCCGACCAAAATTGTTTTGGCACACATTAATGACACCCACTCATACTTTGAACCAACGTCATTACAGCTATCACTAAATGTGAATAAGCAAATCATCGAACCTTATGTTAGTACTGGCGGGTTTGCTCGAATCGCAACACGTTTTAAACAATTAAAAGATGAAGCAACGAGACAAGGTAAGGGTACACTGTTTCTACATGCTGGAGACTGTTTCCAAGGTACTTTGTACTTTTCATTATTTAAAGGTAAAGCGAATGCCGACTTGTTGAATGCTCTGAATATAGATGCAATGACATTAGGTAATCACGAGCTTGATATGGGTAATGAACCGGTGGCTATCTTCGCTAAAAAGATTGAGTTTCCTTTACTGGCAGGTAACTGGGATTTATCGAATGAAGATATCAATAAAACTCATACCTTATCTGATAACCCCATTATTAAGCCTTACATCCCTGAAACCCATAGCGCGACTTTTATTACCAAAGATTTTGATGGAGAAAAGATCGCAATCTTTGGCTTAAGCATCGATAAAATGGCAGACATTGCCAACCCAGATCTAGATACGCCATTTACCTCCGCATTGAATACAGCGAAAGCGACGATTGAACAAATTCACCAGCAAGGGATTAACAAAATTATTTTGCTCAGCCATTTAGGCTATGAAGCAGATTTAGATCTAGCGAACAAAATTGAAGGAATCAGTGTCATCGTGGGTGGGCATAGTCATAGGTTACAGGGTGACTTTTCTGGCGTGGGTTTAGTAAAAGATGATGAATACGGTGTCTTAATTAATGGCACTTATGTCGTTCAAGCCGGTTTTCACTCTATGAGTTTAGGTCATTGTGAGATTGAGTTCTCAGCTGAAGGCGAAGTCATAAGTTTTAATGGTAAAAATGAGTTACTTCTGGGGCGCCGATTATTTTTAGATGCCAAAATGAGTGAAGAAGGCAATGATCAAGCCCATCAGTTTGCATGTAGCTATTTGCACCAACACCCAAATATTATTGTGTGTAAGAAAGACTCTGGCATTCAAAGCATTCTTGTTGATAAGTATTTACCAAGAGTAAGAAAGCTTCAGCAACAAGTGATCGCTTCTACTGATAAAAAACTTCGCCATGTGCGAGTGCCAGATGAACAAGGCGCAAGTGAATTAGCCCCTCTTGTTGCGCAGTCTTTTCATTACATGATGAATAAGAAAGGGCACCAAGTTGAGTTTGCTATCCATAATGCTGGTGGAGTCAGAAATTCACTTAATGCCGGCGATGTATCTGTGGCAGATATTGCCGGAAAACTGCTTCCGTTTGCCGTGCCTATTGGCGTTTATACCGTACTGGGCAGTACAATGATGGCAATGCTAGAGGGGGCAATTAACAATTCAATAGACAATGGTGTAGTGGGCACGGGTACTGGTAGCTTTCCATATACCCATAACCTTAAATTCTGTTATCACAAAGAACACCCGATCAATCATAGAATCAGCCACTTGGAAATTTACACGGAAGCGATGGGATGGCAAAAGGTCATATCTAATCAAACCTATATAGGTACTTCATCTGCTTATACCATGAAAGGTAAAGAAGGCTATGGTGCAGTATTAGATATGCTGGATGAAGGATTGGTTACTAATGTTTCAATGGCCGATTGTTTCATCGAGTTCTTGACCGATCAACCTCAAGCATTAGGTAATAATAATGGCTATGATTGCCTCGCGTGCGTTTGCGAAGGGTAA
- a CDS encoding ATP-dependent endonuclease, which produces MQLERIEISGFRGIKRMSLAFDELTTLIGENTWGKSSLLDALSVVLPADGIPYHFEMPDFHVDYSVSHPQSQHLQIVLSLKANDKSELNAGRYRKLKPIWVQDEFGVFRIYYRISATLEQYETTTHYAFLDLEGNPLKLHHSEKLAQELMTLHPVIRLRDARHFERPFNAQTAKSNGNGNGNGNGNGNGNGNGQTNGNTRVEKRIDNTCRRLMAIPGHVNKGEMRSSLNSMQSLIEHYFSFKSLTRKNPRKPRDGLLYSSGANDKSIHQIVEETKNKQTQLLFMGLLNAYLQAKGPTDLRRCARPLLILEDPEGRLHPTHLARAWSLLQKLPMQKILTTNSGDLLAAVPLQSIRRLVRQSDKTVANQLSTNKFCKDELRRIGFHIRFHRSGALYARCWLLVEGETEVWLFNELANQCGYNLAAEGVQIIEFAQSGLKALIKVAKEFGIDWHVVTDGDAAGKKYASTVISQLGHDQERHRLTELPDKDIEHYLYANGFETFFRDMVKIPHDHPIPAKKVVMKVLKKHAKPDLALAIVSYCESRGQECIPLLLRWTLKRVITMANGNT; this is translated from the coding sequence ATGCAATTAGAAAGAATAGAAATTTCTGGCTTTCGCGGTATCAAACGTATGTCTTTAGCTTTTGATGAGCTCACCACACTAATAGGTGAAAATACGTGGGGTAAATCGTCTTTATTAGATGCACTTTCAGTCGTATTACCCGCAGATGGCATCCCCTATCATTTCGAAATGCCCGATTTTCATGTCGACTATTCTGTTTCTCACCCACAATCTCAGCACCTTCAAATCGTTCTCTCTCTTAAAGCTAATGACAAAAGCGAACTTAATGCTGGTCGATACCGAAAATTAAAACCGATTTGGGTTCAAGACGAATTTGGCGTCTTTCGAATCTATTACCGAATTAGTGCAACCCTTGAGCAATACGAAACCACTACCCATTACGCCTTTCTAGATTTAGAGGGAAATCCTCTTAAACTTCACCACTCTGAAAAATTAGCGCAAGAATTAATGACGCTTCACCCGGTAATTCGCCTGCGTGATGCTAGGCACTTCGAGCGACCATTTAATGCTCAAACAGCTAAAAGCAATGGCAATGGCAATGGCAATGGCAATGGCAATGGCAATGGCAATGGCAATGGACAGACTAACGGTAACACTAGAGTTGAAAAACGAATTGATAACACTTGCCGACGTTTAATGGCTATTCCGGGACATGTAAACAAAGGTGAAATGCGTAGCAGCCTTAATTCAATGCAAAGTTTAATTGAGCACTACTTTTCATTTAAGAGCTTAACAAGAAAGAATCCTCGTAAACCAAGAGACGGTTTACTCTATTCATCAGGGGCAAATGACAAAAGTATTCACCAAATTGTAGAAGAAACGAAAAACAAACAAACTCAACTGCTGTTTATGGGACTGTTGAATGCCTATTTACAAGCAAAGGGACCAACCGATCTAAGGCGTTGCGCTCGCCCTTTATTGATCCTTGAAGATCCTGAAGGTCGTTTACACCCGACACACCTTGCTAGAGCTTGGAGTTTATTGCAGAAGTTACCCATGCAAAAGATCTTAACGACTAACAGTGGTGACCTTCTTGCAGCTGTACCTCTACAATCCATTCGTAGGTTAGTTCGTCAATCAGACAAAACTGTCGCAAATCAGCTATCTACAAACAAATTCTGTAAAGATGAACTGCGTAGAATCGGTTTTCATATTCGTTTTCACCGTTCTGGTGCTTTATACGCAAGGTGCTGGTTATTAGTGGAAGGTGAAACGGAAGTGTGGCTTTTCAATGAGTTAGCGAATCAATGTGGCTATAACTTAGCAGCCGAAGGCGTTCAAATCATTGAGTTTGCACAATCCGGTTTGAAAGCTCTTATCAAAGTAGCCAAAGAGTTTGGGATTGATTGGCACGTAGTGACTGATGGAGATGCAGCAGGTAAAAAGTATGCTTCCACTGTTATTTCACAGCTCGGACACGATCAAGAGAGACATAGACTGACAGAACTGCCAGATAAAGACATTGAGCATTATTTATATGCGAATGGCTTTGAAACTTTTTTTAGAGATATGGTGAAGATCCCGCATGATCACCCTATTCCAGCCAAAAAAGTGGTAATGAAAGTCTTAAAAAAACACGCAAAACCCGACCTAGCTTTAGCTATTGTTTCTTATTGTGAAAGTCGCGGTCAAGAGTGCATTCCTCTGCTACTTAGATGGACGCTAAAGCGTGTAATTACCATGGCAAACGGTAATACCTAA
- a CDS encoding DUF1097 domain-containing protein: MSTLVAISLTTGILSGLWGWIAISFGLLSWAGFLGCTSYFASPTAGFKGLLSSLLTNMTGVFWAMVIIHSSTFAGLEILGYVITAVVAFFMCIQAKQAWLGYIPGTFIGCCATFAAAGDWQLVVPSLLLGGVFGYLMKATGLWLHEKSNQSSELPEQHSKQVKA, encoded by the coding sequence ATGAGTACATTAGTCGCAATTTCTTTAACAACAGGTATTTTGTCAGGTCTTTGGGGATGGATTGCCATTTCTTTTGGCTTACTCTCGTGGGCTGGTTTCTTAGGGTGCACCAGCTACTTTGCTTCACCTACTGCCGGGTTTAAGGGGCTATTGAGTAGCTTACTGACAAACATGACTGGCGTTTTTTGGGCGATGGTGATTATTCACAGCTCAACATTTGCAGGTCTTGAAATTCTGGGTTATGTGATTACGGCTGTGGTTGCTTTCTTTATGTGTATTCAAGCAAAACAAGCTTGGCTAGGGTACATCCCTGGTACCTTCATTGGTTGTTGTGCGACATTTGCAGCAGCAGGTGATTGGCAACTTGTTGTGCCTTCACTTCTGCTCGGTGGTGTATTTGGATACTTAATGAAAGCAACGGGCTTATGGCTTCATGAAAAATCAAACCAATCTTCTGAATTACCAGAACAACACTCTAAACAAGTAAAAGCTTAA
- a CDS encoding LysR substrate-binding domain-containing protein — MRYSLKQLTVFDAVAESGSVSQAADKLALTQSATSMSLAQLEKMLGRPLFERQGKQMALTHWGMWLRPKAKRLLQDAQQIEMGFYEQHLLSGELKLGASQTPAEHLVPDLISIIDNDFPEMRIELGVQSTQAVIDGVLDYKYDLGVIEGRCDDNRVNQEVWCTDHLTVVASAHHPFAKRERVSLAQLEQAKWVLREHGSGTRKIFDSSIHHLISDLDVWREYEHVPVLRSLVANGQYLTCLPFLDVERFIESGQLVTLNVPQLEMERTLSFIWRADMSENPLAECIKQEGKRMMKGRPSVL, encoded by the coding sequence TTGCGCTATTCACTTAAGCAACTAACGGTGTTTGACGCTGTTGCAGAGTCCGGCAGTGTGAGCCAGGCTGCTGACAAGTTAGCCCTGACACAATCCGCGACCAGTATGTCGCTTGCACAACTAGAGAAAATGCTCGGCAGACCTTTGTTTGAAAGGCAAGGGAAGCAAATGGCGCTTACTCATTGGGGGATGTGGCTTAGACCCAAAGCCAAGCGTTTATTGCAAGATGCTCAGCAAATTGAGATGGGCTTTTATGAACAGCATCTATTAAGTGGTGAACTTAAACTTGGCGCGAGCCAAACTCCAGCAGAGCACTTAGTTCCAGACCTCATCAGTATTATTGATAACGACTTTCCGGAAATGAGAATTGAGCTTGGAGTGCAAAGTACCCAAGCTGTGATAGATGGAGTTCTGGATTACAAATATGATTTAGGTGTGATTGAAGGGCGCTGTGACGACAACCGAGTGAATCAAGAAGTGTGGTGTACAGACCATTTAACCGTTGTTGCATCGGCTCATCATCCATTTGCAAAACGTGAAAGGGTCAGTTTGGCTCAATTAGAGCAAGCAAAGTGGGTATTACGTGAACATGGCTCTGGCACTCGAAAAATATTTGATAGCTCTATTCATCATTTAATTTCAGATCTTGATGTATGGCGTGAGTATGAGCACGTTCCAGTACTGAGAAGTTTGGTTGCGAATGGTCAATATCTAACATGCTTACCATTTTTAGATGTAGAGCGTTTTATCGAATCAGGACAGTTAGTAACACTGAATGTGCCGCAGTTAGAAATGGAAAGAACACTTTCATTTATTTGGCGTGCCGATATGTCTGAAAACCCGCTTGCTGAATGTATAAAGCAAGAAGGTAAACGAATGATGAAAGGAAGACCATCGGTCCTTTAA